The DNA window TAAATTGTTCTCTTTAATCTGTGCAGCAGATTTAGCTTCAACATTATTACGTGTTCCTTTTAATCATCAGATTTCTTACCATTAGTTTGTTCGGTTGATCCAAAAGGAGCAACAAAATATCTTTGAACAAAATGTTAgctatctttttcaacattaagaagAAAATCATCATTTGCTGCCAACATTTGAAGTGACGTCTCTCAAACATGAACAGTTTGTCAAAGAAAGTATCCGCAGaagtaccaataatttcttcagtatccatggcaattcgaaacgtcttaaaattgttggatcATGATTTTAACAAGTTTTTCACcgaagaaattaccgggtcgagtcgcggatcggtacgctttatttaagacgtttcgcggtactaccaaaattatgcaaagcatctcttaataaccacgacgcctccatGATAAAACAGCCAAGTTCTATACTATACAATTACTACTTtcacggtagataatcggtctagaaatataccctcagatggtactaagaccattcttagtatctggtataacgaccagtcgtagtaatttctcaaaccaagagaaatctcaataattctctaaagagaatccaagaaaaaatatacttgataatttctcaactcaaactaggagaaattaacattattctctaaggagattcaagaaagtactcgaaaagttcaacgagtagaaagaaaggaggagaagttggcgcttcaacaattcgaaagacgcagagttatgagagtgaggaaggaaaaactcaaaataagttttttgtgtattttggaatgaaacaagtgacttccttatataataAAGTAAACTAGCCgagatttctaatctaagcaatgtgggactaaggaattttttcaactaacacacaatgtgggacttgacttaagaactttttcaattcatctccttATTTTGGAATATTGACATAATGTTCCAACAATATTGAAAAACAATTTAATAAATACAATGTTTACTTTTCAACAGGAGTTTAAGACAGTATTTCACAATGACCTCAAAGCCATAATGCTAGTGTGAACTTGTTAGCTAGGACCATAAAGAAGGATGAAACAACTTAACAGAATGTATATTATGTCACTGAGAAAATTTGGCATAAAAGACATAACTATTATCAAGGATATAGAATGGGATGCAAATAAAAATACCATGTAGTTACATTTGAAAAAATGTGAAATATTGAATGTTCTTTAGCCAATACATCCTTATATTAGAATGAATGCAGAAATCAACATAAGAAAGTGTATGGTTAGTACCTTTCTAATACAAAAGCACAGGAATAACTTTCATGGTAAAACAAAGAAGACATCTttcatattatttaattttttgcttCATGAACAAATCATAATCTACTAGCCAGTTTATATACTCCAAGAAGAAAAATACCAAAACACCAAAAAGGGAAATACCAAAAAATTAACAGATGGGTTGAAACTTTAATATTGTCATTAACATCATCCTTCTTCCTCTTATAAGCTTTCAATTTTATCCCAGTCGTTGAAACATATGTAACAAACTCCCCGCCGAACTCATTTTTATCAATCGCGGTTGTCAATGTAAACCTAGCAACGATGAATGAATTGTTACTGTCACAAATGAATACTAATAATTCTGATCTTCAACTGTCATAAATGTATACGAAACACCACTGCGGTAATTTACTATAAATCCTGTTACTCATTAGCAAAAATTGATTCATGAGCTACATACAAATTCATGGCTGCAACTAAATAAATGGTTAGAACATATTATAACTACATACAAATTCATGGCTTCCACTGAAAGGATAAAGACGTGGAGTTTGCTAAAGTGAATAAAAGGAAGAACGTATTATTCCAATGCAGGTGTTTCCTGCACTTTAGAAAGTATTTTCATTAGTTTTATGACTCAGAATATAAGAAACAAATAGATTAGTTTATGACTCTAAGTATATCATAAGTGAAGATTGAGAGATCAAATGTTACTTTCTTTGTCGTAAGTATTCAACAAAGTGAGGTTCTTGGAAAACAATTGAATGATATTCTTTTGTTGCAATGACAACTATCTTATCCAAAAGGGAATGCCATTCTGGTTTTGGTGACACAGGAGGATACATTCTGTGTTCCTGGGTAGCTGCAGGGAAACGCTGAAGTGTTCTAAAGCACAAATGCTCTTCTCCGAATGATTGTTTGATAACTTCACCTTGAACTGTTACACAAAATGAGCCGTGAATAGTATCTGGTGGCTGAGATAATATATCAAGATGAGTAGGACATCCCCCTCTTCCAACAGTCCATCCTCTGTCGTGGAACATCGCGAGCTTAACACCGAACTCAAGTCAGTTCCCACCTTAATAAAGAATCAGGTATCATCTTAAGATCCTATAGGGCACTAATGATTTAGTTCGCTGTATTGTGAGACTTCTCATCACCAAAAGCCAAATCAAAGATCTGCAAAAGTGTTGCATCAACCACACACTCCACATCAACCGCGCATGCCACGCTCCACTGCCAAAGCGTTGCATTTCCTCACGCAAGGCCAGACCACCGCCAACATCCCCTGTAGGTCCGACCCTCCTCTCTGCCGCCTATATTTTCTGTAAGTTGATAGTGTATTTGTGAGAAGAAGCAGAGCCATCCTTGTACAATTAGAAGTCCAATTATATTTCATCATTTAGATATATCATGATATACCAACATCTTCATCACAGAGTTAATGAGGGTCACTTGTATTCTGATGGACAATTCATACCCCATCCAAGAGGGAAACTAATTTTTCAAAGAATTCATACTTACTTGAACATAATAATTGGACCATAAATGAATTCAATGATAAAACATTTAAGAGTGAAGATTCATTTTGATCACTCACAAAAATTACATAACTTAAATTAATCCTTCACAAAAAACAGACAAAAtataatctcttacaaaatttaaccggaccattTTAGttcttttgttaatatttttttcaaaccgatttTTTCCTACTTTTAAACCATGACTAGACCGCcaagttggattttatttttttcttcattttttaaatacttaatattgattttttattttaatttcaattttatttttaaatattagtaACAAATGTCACATCGTATGCCTTTACCACTAGACTAATGAACATTAGTAACAAATAATTCTcatgatttatagtaatattaaacaattctgaatttaaaacaaaaaatataaaatttatacccATGAGATCACAAACCCAAGTGCCTTCAAATTAAATGGTAgtcaatttattattaatatgaaaAGTAATCTAAGTGGGGGAGGGCTGAATGAATTAGATTAACCGATATTAGTGAAACTTTCTCGAGTATGCATATTAGCaatgttgttcttatttttccaAAACTGTTATGAATTTTAAAGCATTGAAAATAAAtacagaaaaataaagaacaccaAGATATATCTTGTTCCTATTTCCGAACAAGGATACTCCAGTCCCCTCACACCCTGTGAGAGATTTCACTATGTCAGATACGTTACATTCAGTGCACTTGACTCTCTGAACTATCTTACACAATCACAAAGGCATCACATTTTGATTTTACAACACACAAGAGAAAGCAAATAACTCTCACTTGAATACAATGATCACTTTCACTTAGTGAACAATACAAAATTTGAATAATATATTTGTACGAAGATGCTGCACTTGTATCAAATTCTATATAGAGAATAATCTTTTCTTACAATGATCAACTCAAATGAATATAAGTTAGATTGTTCATAAATTTTTCTCATATATGATGTAAAAATTATGCAGAAAAAtttcactaattttttttttaatgatgaatacttacttaataatttagaataaacatttacttatttcaaataacacaaataaatatttgCTTATTTCAAATAGACTTAATTATAATTTTGGTTCCCCTATTTTACTTGATTCACGAAATTGACCCTTATTA is part of the Vicia villosa cultivar HV-30 ecotype Madison, WI linkage group LG2, Vvil1.0, whole genome shotgun sequence genome and encodes:
- the LOC131651190 gene encoding phosphoenolpyruvate carboxylase-like: MFHDRGWTVGRGGCPTHLDILSQPPDTIHGSFCVTVQGEVIKQSFGEEHLCFRTLQRFPAATQEHRMYPPVSPKPEWHSLLDKIVVIATKEYHSIVFQEPHFVEYLRQRK